A genomic stretch from Corynebacterium terpenotabidum Y-11 includes:
- a CDS encoding lysophospholipid acyltransferase family protein, translating to MAFKLPRDHFWLPKGFTLTPAVPDTPPHPESRELFYGRIIVPLAKFWMRHMQHLQVEIQHPERIPVTGGAILAVNHTGYWDFVYGGIAPAYQGGRLVRFMAKKEIWGNPVAGPAMSGCHHIPVDRADGAASVREATTRAAGGELIGIFPEATISRSFEIKEFKDGAARIAQDAGVPLIPVVLWGSQRIWTKGHKPIWWLRKSALIISVGEPVSLEGTSREATARLHDAMVAQLDEVRARYTELYGPFPADEYWMPASLGGSAPTLEDATAKDREDAAARKAERAAREAEKAANPQVGEKKPLWNKLLRR from the coding sequence ATGGCCTTCAAGCTGCCCCGCGACCACTTCTGGCTCCCGAAGGGCTTCACCCTCACCCCCGCCGTCCCCGACACCCCACCGCACCCCGAATCGCGGGAGCTGTTCTACGGTCGGATCATCGTCCCGTTGGCGAAGTTCTGGATGCGCCATATGCAGCACCTCCAGGTGGAGATCCAGCACCCGGAACGGATCCCCGTCACCGGTGGTGCGATCCTCGCGGTGAACCACACCGGCTACTGGGACTTCGTCTACGGCGGCATCGCCCCCGCCTACCAGGGCGGACGCCTCGTCCGGTTCATGGCGAAGAAGGAGATCTGGGGCAACCCGGTCGCCGGCCCCGCGATGAGCGGCTGCCATCACATCCCCGTCGACCGGGCCGATGGTGCCGCCTCCGTGCGCGAGGCCACGACCCGCGCCGCCGGTGGTGAACTCATCGGTATCTTCCCCGAGGCCACGATCTCCCGCTCCTTCGAGATCAAGGAGTTCAAGGACGGTGCCGCCCGCATCGCCCAGGATGCCGGCGTCCCCCTGATCCCGGTGGTGCTGTGGGGTTCACAGCGGATCTGGACGAAGGGTCACAAGCCGATCTGGTGGCTCCGGAAGTCCGCGCTGATCATCTCCGTCGGCGAGCCGGTGTCCCTGGAGGGCACGTCGCGGGAGGCCACCGCGCGACTGCATGACGCGATGGTCGCCCAGCTCGACGAGGTCCGCGCCCGGTACACCGAGCTCTACGGCCCGTTCCCCGCCGACGAGTACTGGATGCCGGCGTCCCTGGGCGGTTCCGCGCCGACGCTGGAGGACGCCACCGCCAAGGACCGGGAGGACGCCGCCGCCCGCAAGGCCGAGCGTGCCGCGCGTGAGGCGGAGAAGGCCGCGAATCCCCAGGTGGGGGAGAAGAAGCCGCTGTGGAACAAGCTGCTCCGTCGCTGA
- a CDS encoding Cof-type HAD-IIB family hydrolase: MEQAAPSLILSDLDGTLLTSGDRVSPRTRSAIARAVSAGALFMPASGRPARWMLPVIEQLGIAPVCVCANGAVVYDAATDRVTYAAALAPTVLRQVAREILRATAGPLSRRGLGQVSFAVERTGDSAFDRASELFAVEPAYPHAWDTDEHAVETRDELLSKPAVKLLVRHEHMDSADLFDLVNPVVDPADAHVTWSFHGGLLEVNVPGVTKLSGVAHALGDASGADVGADAVPAIDPSSVVAFGDMPNDLAMLRWAGRGFAMGNAVPEVVAAADHHTASNDEDGVAAVLERWF, translated from the coding sequence GTGGAACAAGCTGCTCCGTCGCTGATCCTCAGTGACCTTGACGGCACCCTGCTGACCTCAGGGGACCGCGTCTCGCCGCGGACCCGGTCGGCAATCGCCCGCGCGGTCTCCGCCGGGGCGCTGTTCATGCCCGCGTCGGGACGCCCCGCGCGGTGGATGCTGCCGGTCATCGAGCAGCTCGGCATCGCCCCGGTGTGCGTCTGCGCCAACGGGGCCGTCGTCTATGACGCGGCCACCGACCGCGTCACCTATGCCGCAGCGCTGGCGCCGACTGTTCTCCGGCAGGTCGCCCGCGAAATTCTGCGGGCCACCGCCGGTCCACTGTCCCGTCGTGGGTTGGGACAGGTGAGCTTCGCCGTGGAACGCACCGGCGACAGTGCCTTCGACCGGGCATCGGAACTCTTCGCCGTGGAGCCGGCGTACCCGCACGCCTGGGACACCGACGAACATGCCGTGGAGACCCGCGATGAACTGCTCAGTAAGCCGGCGGTGAAACTCCTGGTCCGGCACGAGCACATGGATTCCGCCGACCTCTTCGACCTGGTCAACCCGGTCGTCGATCCGGCGGACGCCCACGTCACCTGGTCCTTCCACGGGGGCCTGCTGGAGGTCAACGTGCCCGGGGTGACCAAGCTCTCCGGGGTGGCGCACGCCCTCGGCGACGCCTCCGGGGCGGATGTGGGGGCGGACGCCGTGCCCGCCATCGATCCGTCCTCCGTCGTGGCGTTCGGGGACATGCCTAATGACCTGGCGATGCTGCGCTGGGCCGGACGCGGGTTCGCGATGGGTAATGCGGTACCCGAGGTGGTGGCGGCGGCGGACCATCACACGGCGTCCAATGATGAGGACGGGGTGGCCGCGGTGCTGGAGCGCTGGTTCTGA